Proteins from one Aspergillus nidulans FGSC A4 chromosome VIII genomic window:
- the pbs2 gene encoding protein pbsA (transcript_id=CADANIAT00001724): MSAEHDFAAENPPVSPHSDGDSAPVTLEDEVSSPNTKTIPVLRSTSDKVSGITPSSTHIGQVNAARYGGGGGGINTRPQASIGSASQDILAKMKAFQLSRQGVPPNLNQSVSTGAISQGGQQSTPSVSGPLSGNNSPSAMNGPLAPTASGRLPPTHRPGPPKNWASAPTVGGGSPVSGSPKGGLAAKRMKPGLKLSDATGPSNPAAGGQSPAGGPIGGGESAFSKYSEYIDTKSGTLKFKNKAVLHGGGIEFSSGQSFSISLDEVDRMDELGKGNYGTVYKVRHSRPHMRKPGQGLSGIVSRPQGSDGSDTELKPQDSLTGAVMAMKEIRLELDESKFAQIIMELDILHRCVSPFIIDFYGAFFQEGAVYICVEFMDGGSVDKLYGDGIPENILRKVALSTVMGLKSLKDDHNIIHRDVKPTNILVNTRGQVKICDFGVSGNLVASIAKTNIGCQSYMAPERIAGGGVQQSGASGGTYSVQSDIWSLGLSIIECAIGRYPYPPETFNNIFSQLHAIVHGEAPNLPESEYSEDAHSFVRACLDKNPQKRPTYNMLIRHPWLSSLMQPPDSDNPDVPSVSLADGASGDVTPPVTDDQEVADWVKDRLEKRLNGLLKDETKPALHAVPLDAVPGSPLLDDPPIANLSLASSMPE, translated from the exons ATGAGCGCTGAACACGATTTTGCTGCGGAGAATCCGCCGGTTTCTCCTCATTCCGATGGCGACTCTGCTCCTGTTACCTTGGAGGACGAAGTTTCTTCGCCTAACACCAAGACCATACCGGTCCTACGCTCAACCTCTGATAAGGTTTCTGGGATCACTCCCTCTTCCACACATATCGGCCAGGTCAATGCGGCACGAtatggcggcggtggtggtgggatCAATACCCGTCCGCAGGCCTCCATAGGCAGTGCGAGCCAGGATATTCtagcgaagatgaaggcttTTCAACTTTCAAGACAAGGGGTTCCTCCCAACCTAAACCAGTCCGTCTCGACAGGAGCGATTTCGCAAGGCGGTCAACAAAGCACACCCAGCGTATCTGGTCCATTATCAGGTAATAACTCTCCTTCGGCCATGAACGGCCCATTGGCGCCAACCGCTTCAGGGCGGCTTCCTCCAACTCACCGTCCAGGACCTCCGAAGAATTGGGCTTCCGCTCCTACTGTCGGTGGCGGCTCTCCCGTGAGCGGCTCTCCTAAAGGTGGCCTGGCGGCGAAACGCATGAAGCCCGGACTCAAACTATCAGATGCTACTGGACCAAGCAATCCGGCAGCTGGAGGTCAGTCCCCCGCCGGTGGACCGATTGGAGGTGGAGAGTCAGCTTTCAGCAAGTATTCGGAGTACATTGACACGAAATCGGGAACCCTGAAGTTCAAGAACAAAGCCGTCCTCCACGGAGGCGGGATCGAGTTCTCGTCCGGCCAAAGTTTCAGCATCTCTCTAGATGAAGTGGATCGTATGGATGAATTGGGCAAGGGAAATTACGGAACTGTATACAAGGTTCGGCATAGCCGCCCGCACATGCGCAAACCTGGACAAGGCTTGAGTGGGATTGTCAGCAGACCTCAAGGGTCTGACGGTTCAGATACCGAATTGAAGCCGCAAGATTCCCTGACTGGCGCCGTCATGGCTATGAAGGAGATTCGGCTGGAGTTGGACGAGAGCAAGTTTGCGCAAATCATCATGGAGTTGGACATCCTCCACCGATGTGTTTCACCGTTCATTATCGACTTCTACGGTGCCTTCTTCCAGGAAGGTGCTGTGTACATTTGCGTTGAATTCATGGATGGCGGCTCCGTTGACAAGCTTTACGGCGATGGTATACCCGAGAACATTCTTCGCAAAGTGGCGCTTTCTACTGTTATGGGGTTAAAGTCTCTCAAGGATGATCATAACATCATCCACAGAGATGTGAAACCCACGAACATTCTTGTTAACACACGAGGTCAGGTTAAAATTTGTGACTTTGGAGTTAGCGGAAATTTGGTTGCCAGTATCGCCAAGACGAACATAGGCTGCCAGAGCTACATGGCACCTGAGCGCATTGCAGGAGGTGGAGTGCAGCAGTCAGGGGCCTCTGGCGGCACCTACAGTGTCCAAAGTGACATATGGAGCTTGGGATTGTCCATTATTGAATGCGCCATCGGCCGGTACCCTTACCCCCCAGAAACTTTCAATAACATCTTCAGTCAGCTACAT GCCATTGTGCATGGTGAAGCTCCGAATCTACCGGAATCCGAGTACTCTGAGGACGCACATTCCTTCGTCAGGGCGTGTCTTGACAAAAACCCTCAAAAACGTCCCACATACAACATGCTTATCCGACATCCTTGGTTATCTTCATTAATGCAACCTCCTGACTCGGATAACCCTGACGTACCATCCGTTTCTCTTGCAGATGGCGCATCTGGCGACGTCACACCACCAGTTACAGATGATCAGGAAGTTGCGGACTGGGTCAAAGATAGGCTGGAGAAACGGTTGAATGGGCTTCTGAAAGACGAAACTAAGCCAGCACTGCACGCCGTTCCATTGGATGCCGTGCCTGGGAGCCCGCTTCTTGATGACCCTCCCATCGCTAACCTCTCGCTTGCGTCCTCCATGCCAGAATAG
- a CDS encoding Auxin Efflux Carrier superfamily (transcript_id=CADANIAT00001725), translating to MAFFSSPRSFQNAQSLTSRQFVAQTQMGVNPGILQDISSPHSNHPPFLHLVLLVFEAVLEVVCVSLPGYIAARVGMFDADAQKFVANLNVALFTPCLIFTKLGSQLTAEKLTDLAIIPLIFIVQTAVSYSCAFVVSRCFRLKKRPSNFVAAMAVFGNSNSLPISLVISLSQTLNGLHWDRIPNDNDDEVAARGILYLLIFQQLGQLVRWSWGYRVLLAPKERYIEEGERDNGETVVAQGRERYTDNPEQVDPDEPLIRTRDSSDGSTEQATGSNDDSDVFHSGEATPVNTRSYSYTKLPHSGHEDQAHDQSPILGPPPSGPFLPRQDSRGDILYFPNVEVNPQDNTLEQGPLSRFKTSMGRLRVRIASGWARWTSALYSRLPPSLQKVLSKCSDSTSRFVRGVWDFMNPPLWAMLVAIIVASVPSLQRLFFDDGTFIPNSVTRAINQNGQVAVPLILVVLGANLERNTIPQEALEDTEDAETEKKLIIASLLARMLLPTIIMAPFLALIAKYAPVSIVDDPIFIIVCFLLTGAPSALQLAQICQINNTYVGAMSKLLFQSYVVWILPSTLILVMCALEVVEWAA from the exons ATGGCCTTTTTTTCATCACCTCGATCTTTTCAGAATGCCCAGTCGTTGACTTCTCGCCAGTTTGTGGCGCAAACTCAGATGGGCGTCAACCCTGGCATACTGCAGGACATCTCCAGCCCGCATTCGAACCATCCTCCATTTTTGCACTTAgtgctcctcgtcttcgaagCTGTTCTGGAAGTTGTCTGCGTCAGCCTTCCGGGTTATATTGCTGCTAGGGTGGGCATGTTTGATGCGGACGCCCAAAAATTTGTTGCCAATCTCAATGTCGCTCTGTTTACTCCATGTTTGA TCTTTACGAAGCTCGGTTCCCAGCTGACGGCGGAGAAACTCACTGACCTGGCGATCATCCCTCTCATTTTCATTGTACAAACCGCCGTATCCTACTCCTGCGCGTTCGTGGTTTCACGATGCTTTCGGTTGAAGAAACGACCGTCAAACTTTGTGGCGGCTATGGCA GTCTTCGGGAACTCAAATTCACTCCCCATATCTCTTGTCATCTCTCTTTCGCAAACGCTGAATGGCCTCCACTGGGATCGAATTCCTAACGATAATGACGATGAAGTCGCAGCGCGCGGTATTCTCTACCTGCTCATCTTTCAGCAGCTCGGCCAGCTCGttcgctggagctggggataCCGTGTTCTTCTTGCACCAAAGGAGCGATACATTGAGGAGGGGGAAAGAGATAATGGAGAGACGGTAGTCGCGCAAGGCCGAGAGCGATATACCGACAACCCAGAGCAAGTGGATCCGGACGAACCCTTGATAAGGACAAGGGACTCCTCCGATGGCTCTACTGAGCAAGCAACTGGCTCGAATGATGACTCCGATGTATTCCACTCCGGGGAAGCAACTCCTGTGAACACGCGCAGTTATTCCTACACGAAATTGCCGCATTCTGGACATGAAGACCAAGCTCACGACCAGTCGCCCATCCTTGGGCCACCTCCAAGTGGGCCGTTTCTCCCCCGTCAGGACTCTCGTGGCGACATCTTGTATTTCCCGAACGTGGAAGTCAACCCTCAAGATAACACCCTCGAGCAAGGGCCACTGTCCCGATTCAAAACTTCGATGGGTCGTCTCAGGGTTCGAATCGCCAGCGGTTGGGCTCGGTGGACTAGCGCATTATACAGTCGGCTGCCACCAAGTCTCCAGAAGGTGTTATCGAAGTGCTCAGACTCTACTAGCAGATTTGTTCGAGGTGTATGGGACTTTATGAACCCGCCACTTTGGGCAATGCTGGTTGCTATCATCGTTGCTTCAGTGCCTTCTCTCCAGCGCCTATTCTTTGACGACGGCACATTTATTCCAAACTCGGTGACTCGCGCAATCAATCAGAACGGTCAGGTCGCCGTTCCCTTGATTCTTGTGGTTCTTGGCGCAAATCTGGAACGTAACACGATCCCTCAGGAAGCGCTTGAAGATACAGAAGATGCTGAAACGGAGAAAAAGCTTATTATCGCGTCGTTATTGGCCCGAATGCTTCTGCCAACTATAATTATGGCACCGTTTCTGGCTTTGATCGCGAAATATGCCCCGGTCAGCATTGTGGACGAtcccatcttcatcatcgtctgctTCCTGCTCACTGGAGCTCCGTCGGCTCTACAGTTGGCACAGATTTGCCAAATCAACAATACTTATGTTGGCGCAATGTCGAAATTGTTGTTCCAAAGCTACGTGGTTTG GATTCTCCCATCAACCTTAATCCTCGTGATGTGTGCTCTAGAAGTTGTCGAATGGGCGGCGTAA
- the glr1 gene encoding glutathione-disulfide reductase glrA (transcript_id=CADANIAT00001723), whose amino-acid sequence MLSRSSLRSLSAQASKIRLTRSSLVCSPITQSNRAYTSYGIATRNQKRGVLDSSSRSAISTPTGLRLASLTRQFSSTSPAANSSNMPPVETKQYDYIVLGGGSGGSGSGRRAAGWYGAKTLIVESGRAGGTCVNVGCVPKKMTWNFASITESIEAGRHYGYDLPHNIDVNYTHFKKLRDSTIERLNGVYEKNWGNEGIDLVHGRARFVEKKTIEVTNQDGSRTRYTAPHILIATGGRPSLPDIKGSEHGISSDGFFEIEELPPKLAVVGAGYIAVELAGVMGTVGVDTHMFIRGETFLRKFDPMIQKTMTERYEAVGIHVHKKHPGIKEVQLLRDGKGKDKLLKLIMNDGSEMEVNELLWAIGRVPEVEDLHLEIPGVELNKSGHVVVDEYQNTNVEGIYAIGDVTGQAELTPVAIAAGRQLGNRLFGGPQFKNAKLSYDNIPTVVFSHPEVGTVGLTEPQARERFGDENVKVYHTRFPAMFYSVFPPEEKAKNPTEFKMVVAGPEEKVVGLHLLGLGVGEMTQGFGVAVKMGATKKDFDSCVAIHPTSAEELVTLR is encoded by the exons ATGCTCTCTCGCTCCTCGCTTCGGTCATTAAGTGCCCAAGCGTCGAAGATTCGGCTCACCCGTTCGTCTCTCGTCTGTTCGCCAATCACTCAATCCAATCGAGCCTACACAAGCTACGGCATTGCCACTAGAAACCAGAAGAGAGGAGTCCTGGATTCTTCATCTCGCTCAGCTATCTCCACTCCCACTGGGCTGCGTCTGGCCTCGCTCACAAGACAATTTTCATCCACTTCGCCTGCAGCGAACTCGAGCAACATGCCGCCGGTGGAGACAAAACAGTATGACTATATCGTGTTAGGTGGTGGTAGCGGTGGTAGCGGTAGTGGCCGTAGAGCTGCCGGTTGGTACGGAGCGAAGACATTGATTGTGGAGAGTGGACGCGCTGGCGGTACTTGCGTTAATGTTGG CTGCGTCCCCAAGAAGATGACCTGGAACTTCGCTTCCATCACCGAATCGATCGAGGCCGGCCGCCACTACGGTTATGACCTCCCTCATAATATTGACGTAAACTACACACATTTCAAGAAACTGCGCGACTCCACAATTGAGCGGTTGAATGGCGTATACGAGAAAAACTGGGGTAACGAAGGAATTGACCTCGTGCACGGCCGGGCTCGCTTCGTTGAGAAAAAGACCATCGAGGTCACCAACCAGGACGGCAGCAGGACACGGTACACTGCGCCGCACATCCTAATTGCGACCGGTGGCCGACCCAGCCTTCCGGATATCAAGGGCTCTGAGCACGGTATTAGTAGCGATGGATTctttgagattgaggagctgCCCCCTAagcttgctgttgttggtgCGGGGTACATCGCCGTCGAGCTGGCAGGTGTCATGGGCACTGTCGGCGTTGACACACACATGTTCATCCGTGGCGAGACCTTCTTGCGCAAATTCGATCCAAtgatccagaagaccatGACGGAGCGATACGAGGCCGTCGGCATTCACGTTCACAAGAAGCACCCTGGTATCAAGGAGGTTCAGCTCCTTCGCGAcggcaagggcaaggacaAGCTTCTCAAGCTGATAATGAACGATGGCTCGGAGATGGAGGTCAACGAACTCCTATGGGCTATCGGCCGTGTCCCCGAAGTTGAGGATTTGCATCTTGAGATCCCCGGTGTGGAACTCAACAAGAGTGGGCACGTTGTTGTCGACGAATACCAAAACACCAACGTCGAGGGCATTTACGCTATTGGCGATGTCACAGGTCAGGCCGAGCTAACCCCAG TTGCTATCGCTGCCGGCCGCCAACTCGGCAACCGCCTCTTCGGCGGACCCCAATTCAAAAATGCCAAACTCTCTTATGACAACATTCCAACAGTCGTCTTCTCCCACCCTGAGGTCGGCACCGTCGGTCTCACAGAGCCGCAAGCCCGCGAGCGCTTCGGCGACGAGAACGTCAAGGTCTACCACACCCGCTTCCCGGCCATGTTTTATTCCGTCTTCCCGcccgaggagaaggcgaagaaccCAACTGAGTTCAAGATGGTTGTTGCAGGACCAGAGGAGAAGGTTGTTGGATTGCACCTTCTGGGTCTCGGTGTTGGGGAGATGACGCAAGGGTTTGGAGTAGCCGTGAAGATGGGTGCTACGAAGAAGGACTTTGACAGCTGTGTTGCTATTCATCCTACTAGTGCGGAAGAGCTTGTTACTTTGCGTTAG